In the Suncus etruscus isolate mSunEtr1 chromosome 20, mSunEtr1.pri.cur, whole genome shotgun sequence genome, one interval contains:
- the LHFPL4 gene encoding LHFPL tetraspan subfamily member 4 protein isoform X2, with the protein MLPSQEASKLYHEHYLRNSRAIGVLWAIFTICFAIINVVVFIQPYWVGDSVSTPKPGYFGLFHYCVGSGLAGRELICRGSFTDFSTIPSGAFKAAAFFVLLSMLLILGCITCFALFFFCNTATVYKICAWMQLLAALCLVLGCMIFPDGWDSETIRDMCGARTGKYSLGDCSVRWAYILAIIGILNALILSFLAFVLGNRQTDLLQEELKPENKDAGVWSPGNNPQHPHWRDGQGKYQTEPEWLAGSGWVCGAFPGGQGPA; encoded by the exons ATGCTGCCCTCGCAGGAGGCCTCCAAGCTCTACCACGAGCACTACCTGCGCAACTCCCGGGCCATCGGCGTGCTCTGGGCCATCTTCACCATCTGCTTCGCCATCATCAACGTGGTGGTCTTCATCCAGCCCTACTGGGTGGGCGACAGCGTGAGCACCCCGAAGCCCGGCTACTTCGGCCTCTTCCACTACTGCGTGGGCAGCGGGCTGGCCGGCCGGGAGCTCATCTGCCGGGGCTCCTTCACGGACTTCAGCACCATCCCCTCGGGCGCCTTCAAGGCGGCCGCCTTCTTCGTGCTGCTGTCCATGCTGCTCATCCTCGGCTGCATCACCTGCTTCGCCCTCTTCTTCTTCTGCAACACGGCCACGGTCTACAAGATCTGCGCCTGGATGCAGCTCCTGGCAG CTCTGTGCCTTGTTCTGGGCTGCATGATATTCCCCGACGGCTGGGACTCGGAGACCATTCGGGACATGTGCGGGGCCAGGACCGGCAAGTACTCACTGGGGGACTGCTCGGTGCGCTGGGCCTACATCCTGGCCATCATCGGTATTCTCAACGCCCTCATCCTGTCCTTCCTCGCCTTCGTCTTGGGCAACCGGCAAACCGACCTCCTGCAGGAAGAGCTCAAGCCGGAAAACAAAG ACGCGGGGGTCTGGAGCCCAGGAAACAATCCTCAACACCCTCACTGGAGAGATGGCCAAGGAAAGTATCAAACTGAACCCGAGTGGTTGGCGGGCAGCGGGTGGGTATGTGGGGCCTTCCCTGGAGGGCAGGGCCCTGCCTGA
- the LHFPL4 gene encoding LHFPL tetraspan subfamily member 4 protein isoform X3: MLPSQEASKLYHEHYLRNSRAIGVLWAIFTICFAIINVVVFIQPYWVGDSVSTPKPGYFGLFHYCVGSGLAGRELICRGSFTDFSTIPSGAFKAAAFFVLLSMLLILGCITCFALFFFCNTATVYKICAWMQLLAALCLVLGCMIFPDGWDSETIRDMCGARTGKYSLGDCSVRWAYILAIIGILNALILSFLAFVLGNRQTDLLQEELKPENKDFVGSTVSSVLRPGADVSGWGVLPCPVAHSQGP; the protein is encoded by the exons ATGCTGCCCTCGCAGGAGGCCTCCAAGCTCTACCACGAGCACTACCTGCGCAACTCCCGGGCCATCGGCGTGCTCTGGGCCATCTTCACCATCTGCTTCGCCATCATCAACGTGGTGGTCTTCATCCAGCCCTACTGGGTGGGCGACAGCGTGAGCACCCCGAAGCCCGGCTACTTCGGCCTCTTCCACTACTGCGTGGGCAGCGGGCTGGCCGGCCGGGAGCTCATCTGCCGGGGCTCCTTCACGGACTTCAGCACCATCCCCTCGGGCGCCTTCAAGGCGGCCGCCTTCTTCGTGCTGCTGTCCATGCTGCTCATCCTCGGCTGCATCACCTGCTTCGCCCTCTTCTTCTTCTGCAACACGGCCACGGTCTACAAGATCTGCGCCTGGATGCAGCTCCTGGCAG CTCTGTGCCTTGTTCTGGGCTGCATGATATTCCCCGACGGCTGGGACTCGGAGACCATTCGGGACATGTGCGGGGCCAGGACCGGCAAGTACTCACTGGGGGACTGCTCGGTGCGCTGGGCCTACATCCTGGCCATCATCGGTATTCTCAACGCCCTCATCCTGTCCTTCCTCGCCTTCGTCTTGGGCAACCGGCAAACCGACCTCCTGCAGGAAGAGCTCAAGCCGGAAAACAAAG ATTTCGTGGGTTCCACGGTCAGCTCCGTGTTGCGGCCAGGGGCTGACGTCTCTGGATGGGGGGTTCTCCCCTGTCCCGTCGCACACTCCCAGGGACCCTGA
- the LHFPL4 gene encoding LHFPL tetraspan subfamily member 4 protein isoform X1, with amino-acid sequence MLPSQEASKLYHEHYLRNSRAIGVLWAIFTICFAIINVVVFIQPYWVGDSVSTPKPGYFGLFHYCVGSGLAGRELICRGSFTDFSTIPSGAFKAAAFFVLLSMLLILGCITCFALFFFCNTATVYKICAWMQLLAALCLVLGCMIFPDGWDSETIRDMCGARTGKYSLGDCSVRWAYILAIIGILNALILSFLAFVLGNRQTDLLQEELKPENKGECGAGRVLPAQSPREEAEIGNRADGGTPWTIMGHYPTHPDAGVWSPGNNPQHPHWRDGQGKYQTEPEWLAGSGWVCGAFPGGQGPA; translated from the exons ATGCTGCCCTCGCAGGAGGCCTCCAAGCTCTACCACGAGCACTACCTGCGCAACTCCCGGGCCATCGGCGTGCTCTGGGCCATCTTCACCATCTGCTTCGCCATCATCAACGTGGTGGTCTTCATCCAGCCCTACTGGGTGGGCGACAGCGTGAGCACCCCGAAGCCCGGCTACTTCGGCCTCTTCCACTACTGCGTGGGCAGCGGGCTGGCCGGCCGGGAGCTCATCTGCCGGGGCTCCTTCACGGACTTCAGCACCATCCCCTCGGGCGCCTTCAAGGCGGCCGCCTTCTTCGTGCTGCTGTCCATGCTGCTCATCCTCGGCTGCATCACCTGCTTCGCCCTCTTCTTCTTCTGCAACACGGCCACGGTCTACAAGATCTGCGCCTGGATGCAGCTCCTGGCAG CTCTGTGCCTTGTTCTGGGCTGCATGATATTCCCCGACGGCTGGGACTCGGAGACCATTCGGGACATGTGCGGGGCCAGGACCGGCAAGTACTCACTGGGGGACTGCTCGGTGCGCTGGGCCTACATCCTGGCCATCATCGGTATTCTCAACGCCCTCATCCTGTCCTTCCTCGCCTTCGTCTTGGGCAACCGGCAAACCGACCTCCTGCAGGAAGAGCTCAAGCCGGAAAACAAAGGCGAGTGCGGGGCTGGGCGGGTCCTGCCGGCTCAGAGTCCCCGAGAGGAAGCTGAGATCGGAAACCGAGCGGACGGTGGGACCCCCTGGACCATAATGGGGCATTATCCCACCCATCCAGACGCGGGGGTCTGGAGCCCAGGAAACAATCCTCAACACCCTCACTGGAGAGATGGCCAAGGAAAGTATCAAACTGAACCCGAGTGGTTGGCGGGCAGCGGGTGGGTATGTGGGGCCTTCCCTGGAGGGCAGGGCCCTGCCTGA